A stretch of DNA from Rhodothermales bacterium:
CGCCGGCCGATGTGCGCCGCAAGTCGCATCGCCCATACACCAAGTGGAACCAGCACCAGCCAGATCCGGGCCTCCACGCCGGGCTGCAGCCAGGCCGCCAGGCCGACCGCCAGCACAAAACCCGGCCCCCAGAAGATGTCCATGATGCCCGAGTCCTTCAGGCGCAGACTGAGCAGCCAGACCAGCGTCACGTAAAGCCAGGCTGCGGCAAGGCTCCAGAGGGCGGGTTCCAGGTAGAGAGGCATCCCGCAAGATCGTCGCCACTACCCATCGCGGCCACCCGTATTCTCACGGGTACCTGTTTGCGCGCCTGTGAATTTGCTCAAGTACTGGGACCGCCTGCGATCGAGCTTCTGGTTCGTGCCCGCCGTGATGACCCTGGCGGCGGCCGGCCTTGCCTCGGGCATCGTCAGCCTCGACCGATCGGAGAGCCTGGCGTGGCTGCACAGGCTGCCCATGATCTACACCGGCACGCCGGAGGGGGCCTCGTCTGTCCTGTCCGGGATATCCAGCGGCATGATCACGATTGCGGGCGTGGTGTTTTCCATGACGCTCGTGGCGCTCTCGCTGGCGTCCGGCCAGTTCGGTCCGCGCCTCCTGCGCAACTTCATGCGGGATACCACCAATCAGGTGGTGCTCGGAACGTTTGTCGCCACGTTCCTCTACTGCCTGCTGGTTCTGCGCAGCATCCGATTCGGTGAAGGCGACGCGGCTTTCGTACCCGACCTGGCCGTGACGCTGTCCATCGTCGGCGCCGTGGGGGCGATGGGCGTGCTGATCTACTTCATCCACCACGTGGCCATCTCCATCCAGGCGGACCACGTGGTGGCCCGGGTCGGCGAAGAGTTTGTGGACCAGGTGGACATGCTGTTTCCAGAGCATCTCGGCGATCCGGATGGGGACACCGATCCGGAGGAAGAGGATTTCGATGCGGTTGCAGCACGCTTCTCGGCGACCGGGGACCGGAATCGGTCCACCGTGTGCCTGGAACGGGACGGCTATCTGCAGGCGATTGATGCCGAGGAGCATCTTCAGATAGCACGTGAGGCCGACCTGCGCATCAAGCTCCTGACAGCGCCCGGAGACTATGTGATTGCCGGCGTTCCCGTTGCGGTAATCCATCCACGGCCCGATGACGAGACGCTGCGTGCCCTTCGGAAGGGGTTCATCCTTGGCCGGGAGCGCACGACCCTGCAGGACCCCTCGTTCCCGCTGGACCAGTTGGTGGAAATGGCCGTGCGTGCGCTGTCGCCGGGGGTAAATGACCCGTTCACGGCCGCCCGATGCCTGGATCGGCTGACGTCCGGGCTTGTGCGCGCCGGCCGAAGAAGGCGCCCGTCGGCAGTCCGGCTCGACGCGGAGGGCGTACCTCGTGTCTGGGCACCGCTCCGGGACTTCCAGCACCTCCTCCATCGGGCTTGCGACGGGATCCGGCCACACACAGCCGGAAGCGCCCAGACCATTCAGGATTTGATGCGCATGCTGGCTACCCTCGCCGGTGAGGTTCGACGAGCCGAAGACGCCCAGGCCGTTCGGGAACAGGCTGCAGCGCTTGTTCGGGTCGGTCGGGATAGCCTGACGGAGCCGCGGGACCTGGAACGGTTGGAGGGCCTGTATGCGGGTGTCAGCCAGACGATGCGCATACCGGCTGAGGTCGACTAACCGGTCAGCCCCGGCTACTGCACGACGAACAGTTTCCGGGGCAGGTTTCCGCACCGCGCCACATAGACCCCCGCCGCCAATGCGACGCTGGACACCGGTCGCCCCTGCAGGTCGAACACTTCCAGGTGCTCCGGACAGGTAGATTGCGGAAGTCCCGCAGAAGGGTTGGGATAGACGGACCAGGCCGGTTGCCCGGGCGTGGCCTCGACGCCCGTCAGTCGCTCGGCGTGGTGCCAGGCCCCATCCTCGTCAAACAACGCCAGGTTCTCCCAACTGCTTCCGAAACCCGGTGCCGCAATCCACTCTGGAGCCCAGTAGATCCAACCGCGCCCGGACTGCAAGGCCACAGTCTCATCCAACGCGACCAGGAAATCGCGCTGCCCGGCCGGCGTCGCCGGATATCCGTCCGGCAGGGACGCCCCGCTTCCGACCAGGTTGTGGGTATTGTCGTACCAGGAGAACGTCCAGGGGTAGGCGGTCTCCAGCACGATGGCCGGCACACCATACCGGGAGGAAACGCGCTGCAGGGTATCCCGCAAGTCCTGCAGGCTGCCGTGCCACCATGGGTAATATGACAGACCCAGCATGTCCGGGGTGTATCCGGCCGCCGTGAGATTGTCCATAAACCACTGGGTGCCCGCGGCATCACCACCGCGGTCAATGTGCACAATCACCGGGACATCCGGCAGAACCTCCCGCACGGCACTGTGCGCATGCCGAAGCACCTCAGCCAGTCTTGCCCAGGACGCCGGTGTGTCGAACGATCCGCCGACCCTTGCCACGTCCCAGAGCATGCCACTGGTGATCTCGTTCCCAATCTGCACCGCCGCGGGCGACACGCCCGAGGCGCTCAGGTGTCGCAGTACCCGGTTCGTGTACGCCAGAACACTGTCGGCCATGGTCTCGACATCGAGCCCCGCCCACGCCGCCGGTGGGGTCTGCGTGCCCGGATCGGCCCAGGAGTCCGAGTAGTGGATGTCCAGCAGCCAGGATCCGCCCGCCCCGACGATGCGCTGCGCCAGGGCCGTTGTGTAGGCAAGCCCGTTCGTGCCGCCCGCCGGCGTGTGCCACAGCCGAAGCCGGAAGGTGTTGAATCCCTCGGACACCATCTGGGCGATGGGATCCACGCCGGACCCCATCGCAGAGAAGGATGCACCGCCCTCTTCAACGCGGGTCAGGAAGGAGACATCCGCGCCGACCACATGCTCGGGCAACTGCGCGGTGGCGGAAGTCGCCAGCACCAGCATGCCGACCGCCAGAAGTCCAAGCGACTTCCGGACACTACGCACGTTAGTCGGCCTTCCAGGCACTCATGCGCTCCAGCACAAACCCTGCGACCTTTTCTGCCGGCATGCGGGTCTGCTCCATGGAATCGCGCTCACGCACGGTAACGGTGCCGTCTGCCGTGGAGTCTCCGTCCACGGTGACGCAGAACGGCGTTCCGACTTCGTCCATGCGGCGATAGCGGCGTCCCACGGCGCCTTTCTCATCGTAGGAACAGAGGAAGTGCTGCTGCAGGTCCGCCTCGATCCGATGCGCCATTTCCGGCATGCCGTCCTTCCTGACGAGCGGAAAAATGGCCACCTTGATCGGTGCAACGGCCGGGTGAAACTTCATCACCGTGCGGGTCTCTTTCTCCAGCTGCTCCTCTCGATACGCCTCACAGAGGAGCATGAGAACCGTGCGGTCCAGACCCACCGACGTCTCGACGACGTACGGGATGTACTTCTCGTTGGTGTGCGGATCCCTGTAGTGCAGGTTCTTGCCTGAGTGCTCCTCGTGCCCCTTCAGATCGAAGTCGGTGCGGGAGTGGATGCCTTCCACCTCCTGCCATCCGATCGGGAACTCGTACTGCACGTCAAATGCCGCATCTGCGTAGTGCGCCAGTTTCTCGTGTTCGTGCCAGCGCAGCTTGTCGGCACGAATGCCGTTGTCCAGGTGCCACTGCATACGACGTTCGCGCCACAGCTCAAACGCCTCCTTCTGCTCGCCCGGCTTTACGAAGTACTGCATCTCCATCTGCTCGAACTCGCGCATACGGAAGATGAACTGGCGGGCCACAATCTCATTGCGGAAGGCCTTGCCGATCTGCGCGATGCCGAACGGCACCTGCATACGTGCCGACTCGCGCACATTGTGGAAGTTGACGAAAATGCCCTGCGCCGTCTCCGGCCGCAGATACACCTTGTCGCTGTCGCCGGCCAGCGCCCCGAGCCGCGTCTCGAACATCAGGTTGAACTGACGCACGTCCGTCCAGTCGGCGACGCCGGAGTCCGGAGACTTGATCTCCTCGGCAATAATGATGTCGTACAGGGCCTTGGCGGCGTCATCCGCATGAAGCGCAGCCACCAGGTCTTCATAGACGCGCCCGGCTTCGGAGTCCTTGCCTTTTTTTCGCAGCCGCTCGATGTGATTCTCGATCAACTGGTCCGCGCGATACCGATTCTTGGACGTCCTGTCGTCGATCATCGGATCATTGAACGCGTCCACATGACCGGACGCTTTCCACACGGTCGGGTGCATCAGGATGGCGGCGTCCAGTCCCGCAACGTTGTCGTTCCGATAGACCATCGCGTTCCACCAACGCTGCGTCACGTTTCGCTTCAGCTCGACGCCGAGCGGCCCGTAGTCATAGGTAGCCGCGAGGCCGCCGTACACCTCGGAAGACTGGAAAATGAAGCCCTTCCGCTTGGACAGCGAAACGATTTTGTCGAGGACGTCGGCCATGTAGACTACTGCGCGTGGCAGCGATGCGGTTGCTGGATCGAGCGGCGGAAAATAGCCTCTCTGGCCCCGCATTCCGTTGAAATGCGGGTGGAAACGGGCGATGGGCAAGGTGCCTCGGCCTTATGCGACCGGCGCCTCCTCCCAGGCATGGCGCTATACCAGTCCCCTCCGCGCGAACGAAGTGAACGTGTCCCCCGCCACAATCACG
This window harbors:
- a CDS encoding DUF2254 domain-containing protein, producing MNLLKYWDRLRSSFWFVPAVMTLAAAGLASGIVSLDRSESLAWLHRLPMIYTGTPEGASSVLSGISSGMITIAGVVFSMTLVALSLASGQFGPRLLRNFMRDTTNQVVLGTFVATFLYCLLVLRSIRFGEGDAAFVPDLAVTLSIVGAVGAMGVLIYFIHHVAISIQADHVVARVGEEFVDQVDMLFPEHLGDPDGDTDPEEEDFDAVAARFSATGDRNRSTVCLERDGYLQAIDAEEHLQIAREADLRIKLLTAPGDYVIAGVPVAVIHPRPDDETLRALRKGFILGRERTTLQDPSFPLDQLVEMAVRALSPGVNDPFTAARCLDRLTSGLVRAGRRRRPSAVRLDAEGVPRVWAPLRDFQHLLHRACDGIRPHTAGSAQTIQDLMRMLATLAGEVRRAEDAQAVREQAAALVRVGRDSLTEPRDLERLEGLYAGVSQTMRIPAEVD
- a CDS encoding glycosyl hydrolase 53 family protein, translated to MRSVRKSLGLLAVGMLVLATSATAQLPEHVVGADVSFLTRVEEGGASFSAMGSGVDPIAQMVSEGFNTFRLRLWHTPAGGTNGLAYTTALAQRIVGAGGSWLLDIHYSDSWADPGTQTPPAAWAGLDVETMADSVLAYTNRVLRHLSASGVSPAAVQIGNEITSGMLWDVARVGGSFDTPASWARLAEVLRHAHSAVREVLPDVPVIVHIDRGGDAAGTQWFMDNLTAAGYTPDMLGLSYYPWWHGSLQDLRDTLQRVSSRYGVPAIVLETAYPWTFSWYDNTHNLVGSGASLPDGYPATPAGQRDFLVALDETVALQSGRGWIYWAPEWIAAPGFGSSWENLALFDEDGAWHHAERLTGVEATPGQPAWSVYPNPSAGLPQSTCPEHLEVFDLQGRPVSSVALAAGVYVARCGNLPRKLFVVQ
- a CDS encoding glycine--tRNA ligase, whose translation is MADVLDKIVSLSKRKGFIFQSSEVYGGLAATYDYGPLGVELKRNVTQRWWNAMVYRNDNVAGLDAAILMHPTVWKASGHVDAFNDPMIDDRTSKNRYRADQLIENHIERLRKKGKDSEAGRVYEDLVAALHADDAAKALYDIIIAEEIKSPDSGVADWTDVRQFNLMFETRLGALAGDSDKVYLRPETAQGIFVNFHNVRESARMQVPFGIAQIGKAFRNEIVARQFIFRMREFEQMEMQYFVKPGEQKEAFELWRERRMQWHLDNGIRADKLRWHEHEKLAHYADAAFDVQYEFPIGWQEVEGIHSRTDFDLKGHEEHSGKNLHYRDPHTNEKYIPYVVETSVGLDRTVLMLLCEAYREEQLEKETRTVMKFHPAVAPIKVAIFPLVRKDGMPEMAHRIEADLQQHFLCSYDEKGAVGRRYRRMDEVGTPFCVTVDGDSTADGTVTVRERDSMEQTRMPAEKVAGFVLERMSAWKAD